The following DNA comes from Gemmatimonadaceae bacterium.
CGCGGTCGACTCCGTTGGGCGTCTCGAGCTCCACGTGCTCGGGCGTGATCGCGCGCACGCGCGACGAGAACCGCGCGCCGATGCTGCCTTCCTTGATGCGGTTGGTGATGTCCGGCAGCACCCACGGCTTGATGTTGTGGTCCAGCTGCGGCAGGAAGTGCACGATCGTCGCGCGCGCGCCGGAGCGATAGAGGTCGAGCGCCGCTTCCACCGCCGAGTTGCCGCCGCCGACCACGACGACATCCTGACGGAACGCCCAATGCCCCTCGGTGAAGAGGTGCGTGACGTGCGGCAGATCCTCGCCCGGCACGTCGAGGCGATTGGGGTGGCCGAAGTAGCCGGTCGCGATCACCACGGCGCGGGCGCGTGTCTCCTTGCGCACGCCGTGGCGCGTCCGCGACTCGATCGCGAACGCATCATCGCAGCGCCGGATGCGTTCGACGTTCTCGTATTGCCTAACGTCGAGATCGAACATCGTCGTCACCGCACGATAATACGCGAGCGCGTCGCGGCGCGTCGGTTTCTCGGCGGCGACGATGAACGGCACCCCGCCGATCGACAACCGCTCCGGCGTCGAGAAAAACGTGATGTACGTCGGATAGCCGGCGACGCCGCTCACGACGCACGAGCGGTCGATGATCACCGCGCGCAGGCCCGCCCGCTTGAACGCGATGCCCGCCGCGAGTCCGCACGGACCGGCGCCGACGATGACGGCATCGAGCCGCTCTGCCACGCCCGTTGCTCCGCTCACGCGATGCCGATGATCTGGTCGCGGCGCGTCCCCACGCTCACGTACGCGATCGGCGTGTCCGCCAGCTCGCGGATGCGGTCCAGATACCGGCGCGCCGCCGCCGGCAAATCCTCGACGCGACGCGCCCCCGCCGTGCTGCTCTTCCAACCCTCGAACCACTCGTAGCGCGGCGTCACCCGCTCGAGCAGCACGAGGTCCCCGGGGAACTCGTCGTACACATCGCCCCCGTCTTCATACGCCGTGCAGAGACCGATGCGGTCCAGCGTGTCGAGCACGTCGAGCTTCGTCACCGCCAGCCCCGTGAGACCGTTCACCCGGGCCGCATAGCGCACGACGACGGCATCGAACCAGCCGCAGCGCCGCGGACGGCCCGTGGTCGCGCCGAACTCATTGCCTAACTTGCGCACCACCGCGCCCAACGGCTCCTCGAGCTCCGTCGGCAGCGGCCCGTTGCCGACCCGCGTCGTGTACGCTTTCACGACGCCTAACACAGCGTCGATCGAGGTCGGCGCCAGGCCCGCCCCCGTCGCCGCGCCGCCCGACGTCGTGCTGCTCGACGTGACGAACGGATACGTCCCGTGATCCACGTCCAGCAGCGACCCCTGCGCGCCCTCGAGCAGCACCGCCGCGCCCGCACGCCGCGCGCGATGCACCGCCAAGCCAACATCGTCGGCCAACACCAACAGACGCGGCGCCAACCGCTCGAGCAGCGCCACCGTGTCTTCAGCGTTCGCGCGCTTGTCCGATCCGGATGCCGCCAGTTGGGCATTCGCATGC
Coding sequences within:
- a CDS encoding YpdA family putative bacillithiol disulfide reductase; this translates as MSGATGVAERLDAVIVGAGPCGLAAGIAFKRAGLRAVIIDRSCVVSGVAGYPTYITFFSTPERLSIGGVPFIVAAEKPTRRDALAYYRAVTTMFDLDVRQYENVERIRRCDDAFAIESRTRHGVRKETRARAVVIATGYFGHPNRLDVPGEDLPHVTHLFTEGHWAFRQDVVVVGGGNSAVEAALDLYRSGARATIVHFLPQLDHNIKPWVLPDITNRIKEGSIGARFSSRVRAITPEHVELETPNGVDRVRADHVYLMVGYQPNAELLVQLEVPIDARTGIPAHDPATMETGVPGVFIAGVIASGNDANKTFIENGRFHGDLIARRLTEMP
- a CDS encoding adenylosuccinate synthase, whose amino-acid sequence is MFDSEVRTLCVVGAQWGDEGKGKLVDVIAERADWVVRYQGGANAGHTVHLGGRQFVLHQIPSGILHPGVRCAIGNGVVLDPDTLFTEIDELVRDGVDVEGRLYVSDRAHLVLPYHKLVDCESAASRAIGTTGRGIGPAYEDKVARRGIRVQDLRHLDRLRELVKGGIEHANAQLAASGSDKRANAEDTVALLERLAPRLLVLADDVGLAVHRARRAGAAVLLEGAQGSLLDVDHGTYPFVTSSSTTSGGAATGAGLAPTSIDAVLGVVKAYTTRVGNGPLPTELEEPLGAVVRKLGNEFGATTGRPRRCGWFDAVVVRYAARVNGLTGLAVTKLDVLDTLDRIGLCTAYEDGGDVYDEFPGDLVLLERVTPRYEWFEGWKSSTAGARRVEDLPAAARRYLDRIRELADTPIAYVSVGTRRDQIIGIA